TTGACGAGGTAGAGGAGTCGTTTATCTTTCTGGCGTTAACCGACCGGCAGGAAAAAATGGTCACTGAAATCATGCAAAGAAACGTTGCGCCGGTTTTGAAACTGTTTGAGGATACCGTTGAGATGGAGCAGAAATTTGGCGAAATCATCGATTCCTTGCAGAGTCAGAAGCAAGAGGGTGTACCTGATGTGTGGCTGTTTTGAATTGTGCGGGATATGAGTGTAACTTTTCCCCATGCAACCCGCTCTTCTAAAATATGGCATGGGGTTTTTGAGTGCCCCTGCTACTTAAAGGTTATCTTTCATAGATGGCAGTCAGTGTCATCGTCTGATTATGGAGTTGGCACTGCTCGGGCCGATCGTTAAAGGGCGCAATTTCACCGTAGGAATAAAAACCAACCAGTTGAACATTTGCGCCAAGGATTTCTTCAACCGCCTCCAATTCCTCCTCGACGATGTGTTTCATGACCACACGGCGTCCCACACAGCTCACCACGAGTCCCAGCGCCTGATGATCATTGAGCTGATTAATTTCTTTGGCCGCATCTCCTGCACCATAGATGAGCTGGTGAAGTTCGGGTTTCATCAGTTGTGCAATATAGCCGCAGGGGATATCACCGGCAAAAGTAATACTTTTGGCTGACTCATCAATTTGCAACAGCGTACGAATAACGCCTTCCGAATCATTGGGTGCGCGGATATGCAGCGGGAATCTCATCCCGCTCATCGGTAAATCTTTGGCAAATTCGCCCAGATGTTTTTTATAGACATCAAGCGCGGGTTCATAATCCAATTCAAACAGGGTATTTCCGATCGATCGTGTCACTTGGCGATCAGCACCGAAAGAACTCCATCCTCCATGGGATCCTGTACTTATTACCAGATCAGTGCCGTAAAATCCGACTGCAACAATGCGGTTTTGCCGTGCAGGCGCGTCAGAAATGACCCATGTATGCAGGAATCTATCCCCATCTCCCGCCATGCCTCCAGTAACCGTGACACCATAAGTGACTTTGTTGAGTCCCTTTACCAATTCAGAACCATTTAGATTCAGGCCATCAGCAAGTACAAAAACATGTCTGAGTCCCTCGGCGGGTAATTGTCTGAGCAAATCGGAGGAGATCGCTTCAATGTCACTCTCAGCCGAAAAATCGACGGTGCTCAGCTCGACGCTCCCGCTTTCAAGGTAGACCGCCGTCGCCACAACGGCGGCATTGGCAATCGTTGAGCCAAGAATGCTGCCAGCGCTTGAAGCGCCAACAATTTTGGCGTTGGGGTATAAAGCCCGAAGACCTTCGAAAACAGGTTCAGCCTGAATAAAATCGGACTCACCAAACACAAAAACGACTTGGCATAGCGATTTATTTTCAATAAATTGACGTGCGAAACGCCACTTATTATTAATTAATTCAAGGGTGTCAATCTTCATAATATCGCTCCAATCTGTGCCTGTTACAATGAGTCAATTTTTCAAGTTATCATGAAACCGGATTGAATTTCCCCCTGCTTCTTTGGCTTCATACATTGCGGCATCTGCCTGTTTTAGGATGTCGTCTTGATTGATCCCCTGATTGAGGAACACCGTAACGCCGATACTTGCCGTGCAGCGATGCTCGATTGTGGCGGCCGGTAAGATGTCGGTAGGCAGCACATAGGGAACGGACAAAGCGGCGCGGATTTTTTGAGCGACCCGTTGTGCTTGTGACGTTGAGATTGCTTGATCTACATCTAATTCGCTGAGTAACACCACAAACTCATCTCCGCCAAAGCGTGCCACCGTGTCCATTTCGCGCACACAACTCTTCAATCGCTTAGCCGCGTCAATCAACAATAAGTCCCCTATGCCATGGCCATGCATGTCATTGATCGGTTTGAAATTATCAAGATCGATGAACATCAGCGCGCAATAACAATGAGTCCGCTTGCTGACCGACATCGCCTGATTCAGGCGCTCTTTAAGCAGTCGGCGATTCGGCAGGTTGGTTAACGTGTCATAGAACGCGAGTTGGCGTACCTTTTCTTCGAGCAGTTTGCGCTCAATCGCGATGCTGGCCAGATGTGCAGATTGTTCGATAACGTAAATGTCTGCTTCTGAGGGATAGTTTTTGTCTTTGTGATAAATCGCAAACGTCCCCAATACTTGATTAAAAGAAGAACGTATCGGTTCAGACCAGCAGGCGCCTAAGCCCGCTTTTGCAGCGAGCGTTTTGTAAGGGGCCCAATAGGGGTGGGTTGCGATGTCCTCGACGATCACCCGCTCACCCGTATAGGCGGCCGTTCCACATGAACCCACCCCCATGCCAATGGCGACCCCGTCTATGGCCGCATTATAAAAGGCAGGTAAGCTCGGTGCGATACCATGACCGAGATGCTTACCTTCCTCATCGAGCAATAAAATGCTGCAATTCATCGCTGAATTGAGTTGCTCTACGCCCTGTACAATAAATTCAAGAATGACCGTAAGGGGGGTATCTCCCGTCAGAAGCTCTAAGGTCGAGCTGCGAAATTTTTCAAACATCTCGCTTTTTTTACGCTGTGTAATGTCACGACTGATTCCCAGCACGCCTATCAGTTGACCTTCCTTATCTAACAGCGGCGTTTTAGTCGCTTCCAGCAACTCTTGATGACCGTCATCTGCAAAGGTGACCCATTCCTCATTTTTGCTGGGGCCGCCTTTCATCATCGCGATGCGATCATTTTCCCGGAATGAATCGGCAAGCTCCTTGCTGACAAAATCATAGTCAGTATGTCCAATGATGTCCTTTTCGAGGGCACCGAAGAACTGTTCAAAGCGGTGGTTACAGGTAAGATAAACCCCGTTCATATCCTTTAGCCAAATTAAATCAGGGATCGCTTGAAGGATAGTTCGCAAGCGGTCATCATCGACTTGAGATAAGGTGCTGATTAATTTATTCATTAAATATGGAAGTTAACGCGCTCGTGTGTAGCGCGGAATATATTTCCTCCGTGTTGTTCATCGGTGGAATTTTCGGGAATATAAAGTTTGTTTAATTTACACGAGTAAATTTTCGAGCTATAGCTATGAATATATCTAAAACCTTGATTGGTGATGGCTATTCATCAAACCAGCGGAGTAGATTTTCCATAATTATTATTCGCGACACGACATCCGTCAATCAGTTTGTCCGGTTCAAACTAAGGCAACTAATTCATCAGCGCATTGAGAAGGTCAGGCAGGGCGAGGCACAGGTCTATTTGATGAATGAGCTGATACTCATTTTTTTAACTTCAAATTTAACTTCGTGTCAGGCAGCAGATCAGCCAGCGTGTTGCCATCCAGCGTATCAAGGAAGGCTTTCTGCGCGTTGAAGAGTATCGTCCTTAAGTGGCAATTTGGCATTAAAGGGCAACAATCATCCGGTGCATCTGTTTTCATGCAGTACAGCAGTGCAAGGTTATTTTCCATCAAACGCACGACATCGCCGACCACTATTTCTGCGGGATTTCTCGCCAGGCGGATACCGCCGTTTCTGCCGCGCTCACTGACGACCACTCCCGCAGCGACTAATTGCATGACGACTTTCATCAAGTGAGTCTTGACGATATCGAAGGCATCAGAGACCTCGGCGATGGTGGCGGTTTCCTTTTTTTGTCCCAGATAGATAAGGGTGCGCAGTGCGATATCGGTGGAAAGATTCAGTTGCATAAGGGGTCACCTGTTTATAAAGGTATCAATGTTGTGTTCGACATTCTGCCGTATTTTAGGCTTGAGTCATAATACATTCAAATCAATTGCATCTTTATAAAAAATAGAATACATTGCTTTAAAATGAATCATTCAATGAATAACGCCAATCAACATGATCGAACCTGCCAGTCTCGGGAATTTTTTCACCATCTTCTTCACTTCCGCGATGGTGATTATGTTGGGGGCATTATATGCACTGCTCTTCGCTTTCTCACGTCTCAAGGGGGATAAGCGCCTGATGCCTTTGGCCTATCTTTCCTATGCAGGACTGCTCATCGCCACACTATTTTTGGCCGATGCAGCTAATTTGCTGAAACATCCATTTTGGACCGCGATTGTGGCCTTCATGTTGGGGGGATATTTGCTCGCACCGCATGCGATCTGGCATTTGTGCGTAGGCACACATGGCGCAGAACAGGTGGAGTCCGTACCGCTTAAAGATTTTTAACGTTGAGTAAGGAGAGTGCCATGGCGACAAGTCAGTGGTGGGCATCGGAATCATTCTGGCGCAAGACGGCCATTTGGGTCACCGGGGGATCGTTCGTCGCGTTGATATTGTTAACGATGGATACGATTCCGCAAATATCGACGGGTTCAAAACGTGTTCCGGCGTATTCGGTCATCAACTATCGCATCGAATATAAATTCGACGAGACGCGTCACGTGCAAGTGCCGGTGATCGGTGCGAAAGAGCCTTTATTCGGTAAAGAGCTGAACGAAGAGGAGGCTGAAGCGCTGGTCAAACTGGGAAAGTTGACGACACAGGCGAAGAACTGCATGAACTGCCACACCTTGCTGGGTAATGGTGCTTACTATGCACCTGACCTCACCAAAGCATGGCTGGATCAATACTGGGGTAGCAAAGAAGTGCGCGAAGTGCAAATGGTCGAGTTCATCAAGGATCCGTCCGATAAATTGCACAACAGCCTGGGCCGGCGTATGCCCAAGCTCGATATCACAGATGAGGAGGCGCGCGGCGTGGTGGCCTTCCTGAAGTGGATGTCTAGCATTGACACCAACGGCTTTCCCTATAACTTCAAATCCATCGAACAGGAGAATTGATCATGGCGATGCTAGGAATGTTGGATAGTGCCAACTTGAATGGCGGGCAGAAGCTGGCGGTGAAATATTTCATCGTAGCGATCGTGTTGTTCGGTGCGCAAGTGTTGTTCGGCCTGCTTTCGGGCTTGCAATATTTGTATCCGGATTTCCTGTATGGTGTGCTGGATTTCAGCGTCAATCGCATGGTGCATATCAACGCGCTGGTAGTGTGGCTGCTGTACGGATTCTTAGGCTCGGTATATTGGCTGCTGGAAGAAGAATCGCAACATGAGGTGGTCGGACTCAAGCTGGGGAATCTTATCTACTGGGTACTCACCGCGGCGGTGACCGTCGTGGTGTTGGTGTATCTGTTTGTGCAGATCGGACCCGGTAAAGAATCCACTATCTGGCTGATTAACGAAGGCCGCGAATACATCGAGGCGCCGCGTTGGGCCGACATTGGCATCGTGGTCAGCGTGCTGGTGGTGTTCTATAACGTGGCTGCCACCTTTTCCAAAGGACGCTACACGGGGATTGCCGGTGTGCTGGTGCTGGATATGTTGGCACTGTTCGGTATTTATCTGGCGGGTATGTTCTATACCACCAATATCTCCATCGACCAATACTGGTGGTGGTGGGTGATTCATCTGTGGGTAGAGGCGACTTGGGAGGTCATGGTTGCCTGCATCATGGCTTACGGGCTGATGAAGGTGTTGGGCGTGAGTCGCAAAATTGTCGAGACATGGCTGTATATCGAAGTCGCCTTGATGTTCGGTTCAGGCATACTGGGGTTAGGCCACCACTACTTCTGGATTGGTACGCCTGAATACTGGTTCAGCATCGGCGGCTTCTTCTCTGCACTCGAACCGATTCCGCTGGTCGCGATGGTGGTGCATGCGGTGTTTGATGCAGGAGCGCGTCACGCCAAGAATTCAAATCATCCTGCTATGGCGTGGTTAATTGCACACGCCTTCGGTAATTTTTTCGGGGCGGGGGTGTGGGGCTTCATGCACACGTTGCCGCAGATCAATTTATATACCCACGGCACACAATGGTCCGCATCGCATGGTCACTTAGCCTTTTTTGGCGCTTACGCGACCATCATTATCGCCATGTTCTATCTTGGCATCCAGCGTTGGCTGGGCGGCGTTTGGATGTCAGGCGATCTGGCGGGCAATGGCTGGAGGTGGAAGTGGGCGTTGTTTCTGCTCAACTTAGGCATGGTTGGCATGACGGTCTCGATGTTGGTCTCAGGTTACGTGCAGTCGCAGATTGAGCGTGCTATCGAAGGCTCGACCTGGATCGGCTATTTCGCGGCGCAGATACATCCTTGGTTTGTTCAAGGTATGTGGTGGCGTGAAGTGTTCGGCGTGATGTTCCTCGCAGGTTTTATCTTATTGGTATGGGACTTGCTGACTATCGGCCGGGGGGAGAGTCGAAAAATGATCGAAGCATCCAACGCTAGCTAGAGCTTCACCTCTGCTAGCAGTCTGCTTGCCTACCGTTGGCGGATTTTTATCTTCAGCACGGAATTAATATGCTTAAAAACTTCACCGCAGCCCCTCATCGCGTCATGTTTTTCGGTGGGGCAGTGCAATCCATCGCCGTCATGCTGTGGTGGACGCTGGAATTGACAACGCGTTACGGTGCTCAGCCCGTCAGTTGGGCTGTTGCACCGCGTGCCGCACATGTATTTCTGATGATTTACAGTCTGTTACCGTTCTTTATGTTCGGCTTTTTGATGACGACTTTCCCGCGCTGGATGGCAGGCAACGAAATCCCTGCCGAGCGCTATGTCACCGCATTTGGATTGATGAGCCTGGGCGTTGTGGCGTTTTATGCCGGCATGATCTTTGGCGTGGCGATCCTGGTTGTGGCAGTCGCGTCTGTCCTGGCCGGATGGGGGGTCGCGCTCTATGCCTTAATGCGCGTGGTGTTGGAGACCCGTCCGGGCGATAAACGTCATCCCGTTGTATTGCTCATCGCGCTCGCGCTGGGATGGTGCGGTCTGGCGAGTTATCTGATTTGGTTGATGAGCGCTGAATATGGTTTTTTGAACTTCTCGATTCAGAGCGGTTTATGGTTTTTCCTTTTGCCGCTGTTCGCCAGTGTCGCGCACCGTATGATTCCCTTTTTTACCAGTAATGCGTTGTCGCAACCCGATGTGCCGCGGCCCTTCTGGCCGTGGTGGACGGTGTTGGCGGGGAGTGTCGTGCATGGCGTGCTGTCGTTCGCAGATCAGACGAATTGGTTATGGTTATGCGATGCACCGGTTGCGGCCTCGACTTTGTATCTGAGTTACTTATGGGGATTCCGCCGCAGTTTGAGCAACCCGCTGTTGGCGGTGTTGCATGTGGGTTTCGCATGGATGGGTATTGCCATGCTATTTTTCACCGCGCAAAGTTGGCTAGTCTTTATGAATGGAGAATCGAGGTGGGCATTAGCCCCGTTACATGCGCTCACGATCGGCGGCTACGCCACCTTGATGATAGGGATGGGCACACGCGTCACTCTCGGTCATTCCGGTTTGCCGTTCAATATTGGGATTTCGCTCAAGCTGATGTTTTTAGGCATACAGTTAGTCGTATTAGTGCGAGTGATGGCGG
Above is a window of Gallionella capsiferriformans ES-2 DNA encoding:
- a CDS encoding FIST signal transduction protein, producing the protein MKIDTLELINNKWRFARQFIENKSLCQVVFVFGESDFIQAEPVFEGLRALYPNAKIVGASSAGSILGSTIANAAVVATAVYLESGSVELSTVDFSAESDIEAISSDLLRQLPAEGLRHVFVLADGLNLNGSELVKGLNKVTYGVTVTGGMAGDGDRFLHTWVISDAPARQNRIVAVGFYGTDLVISTGSHGGWSSFGADRQVTRSIGNTLFELDYEPALDVYKKHLGEFAKDLPMSGMRFPLHIRAPNDSEGVIRTLLQIDESAKSITFAGDIPCGYIAQLMKPELHQLIYGAGDAAKEINQLNDHQALGLVVSCVGRRVVMKHIVEEELEAVEEILGANVQLVGFYSYGEIAPFNDRPEQCQLHNQTMTLTAIYER
- a CDS encoding sensor domain-containing protein yields the protein MNKLISTLSQVDDDRLRTILQAIPDLIWLKDMNGVYLTCNHRFEQFFGALEKDIIGHTDYDFVSKELADSFRENDRIAMMKGGPSKNEEWVTFADDGHQELLEATKTPLLDKEGQLIGVLGISRDITQRKKSEMFEKFRSSTLELLTGDTPLTVILEFIVQGVEQLNSAMNCSILLLDEEGKHLGHGIAPSLPAFYNAAIDGVAIGMGVGSCGTAAYTGERVIVEDIATHPYWAPYKTLAAKAGLGACWSEPIRSSFNQVLGTFAIYHKDKNYPSEADIYVIEQSAHLASIAIERKLLEEKVRQLAFYDTLTNLPNRRLLKERLNQAMSVSKRTHCYCALMFIDLDNFKPINDMHGHGIGDLLLIDAAKRLKSCVREMDTVARFGGDEFVVLLSELDVDQAISTSQAQRVAQKIRAALSVPYVLPTDILPAATIEHRCTASIGVTVFLNQGINQDDILKQADAAMYEAKEAGGNSIRFHDNLKN
- a CDS encoding RrF2 family transcriptional regulator is translated as MQLNLSTDIALRTLIYLGQKKETATIAEVSDAFDIVKTHLMKVVMQLVAAGVVVSERGRNGGIRLARNPAEIVVGDVVRLMENNLALLYCMKTDAPDDCCPLMPNCHLRTILFNAQKAFLDTLDGNTLADLLPDTKLNLKLKK
- a CDS encoding c-type cytochrome; its protein translation is MATSQWWASESFWRKTAIWVTGGSFVALILLTMDTIPQISTGSKRVPAYSVINYRIEYKFDETRHVQVPVIGAKEPLFGKELNEEEAEALVKLGKLTTQAKNCMNCHTLLGNGAYYAPDLTKAWLDQYWGSKEVREVQMVEFIKDPSDKLHNSLGRRMPKLDITDEEARGVVAFLKWMSSIDTNGFPYNFKSIEQEN
- a CDS encoding cbb3-type cytochrome c oxidase subunit I, with protein sequence MAMLGMLDSANLNGGQKLAVKYFIVAIVLFGAQVLFGLLSGLQYLYPDFLYGVLDFSVNRMVHINALVVWLLYGFLGSVYWLLEEESQHEVVGLKLGNLIYWVLTAAVTVVVLVYLFVQIGPGKESTIWLINEGREYIEAPRWADIGIVVSVLVVFYNVAATFSKGRYTGIAGVLVLDMLALFGIYLAGMFYTTNISIDQYWWWWVIHLWVEATWEVMVACIMAYGLMKVLGVSRKIVETWLYIEVALMFGSGILGLGHHYFWIGTPEYWFSIGGFFSALEPIPLVAMVVHAVFDAGARHAKNSNHPAMAWLIAHAFGNFFGAGVWGFMHTLPQINLYTHGTQWSASHGHLAFFGAYATIIIAMFYLGIQRWLGGVWMSGDLAGNGWRWKWALFLLNLGMVGMTVSMLVSGYVQSQIERAIEGSTWIGYFAAQIHPWFVQGMWWREVFGVMFLAGFILLVWDLLTIGRGESRKMIEASNAS
- a CDS encoding NnrS family protein, with amino-acid sequence MLKNFTAAPHRVMFFGGAVQSIAVMLWWTLELTTRYGAQPVSWAVAPRAAHVFLMIYSLLPFFMFGFLMTTFPRWMAGNEIPAERYVTAFGLMSLGVVAFYAGMIFGVAILVVAVASVLAGWGVALYALMRVVLETRPGDKRHPVVLLIALALGWCGLASYLIWLMSAEYGFLNFSIQSGLWFFLLPLFASVAHRMIPFFTSNALSQPDVPRPFWPWWTVLAGSVVHGVLSFADQTNWLWLCDAPVAASTLYLSYLWGFRRSLSNPLLAVLHVGFAWMGIAMLFFTAQSWLVFMNGESRWALAPLHALTIGGYATLMIGMGTRVTLGHSGLPFNIGISLKLMFLGIQLVVLVRVMADVLPLHNPYLWYIFSALGWLACFSPWVWRYLPAFWRPRADGQPG